Genomic DNA from Hordeum vulgare subsp. vulgare chromosome 2H, MorexV3_pseudomolecules_assembly, whole genome shotgun sequence:
TGAATGATGATTTTTGTAGTTGGAGGACCCTGAATGGTGGTTTTTATAGTTTGAGGATCTATGTGACACCCTGTAAAACAAATACACCAACAATACTATACAAATagtaaaacaaggaaaaaaaccaCCCGTCCTCTTAATTATGAGAGTTGCTAGATGTTCGGGGGGAAGTTCTGGTCTTCGGAGGTGCCTGTCGTTGGTCATGACGCGGTGTTGTTCTGAGTTAGGACAAGCTCTTTGCTTGAAGTTTTGTTATGTCATAGATGGTTGTCCGTGGACTTGCCTGGGTGTGGTGTGTGATGTTCTTGCTATGCTCGTTGTTCGTAGTGTTCTTGTAATTCAAATTCTGCCTTCTATAATGCTACGGTATGCGTAGACGTACTCTTAAATAAAAGTTGCTAGATGCGCAACATACGTGGTACAGTAAAGCACCACAAAATCAACACTAAGGCGCTAGATGCATGTAGTATTGCTTCCTAATCTTCCAACCTATACCGAGTTAATTTTCCTCTAGCTGTCCTCTCTTCTTGAGCTTCTTGTTGAATCTCTCATGCTTCAGCTGCTTCATCTCGCCCGCGTTCACGGGGTCGAAACGGCACCGGTAGAAGCTGCACGCACGCACGAACCATTCGCAGCGCCAAAAAAGATCAATTCACGGATCATGCCAACATCATGTTCTTCTACGCCGTAATAAGAAAAGAAAGGAGGGGGTACACGCACCTTCCATCCGTGCCGGCGATGAGGATGGTGTTGGGGTGGTGCCGCCAGAACTCCACCGTGTACTCGACGCCTTCACGGAGCCGGACCTGCGCCAGCGACCACTCTGACCTGAAGAAGCTCGGCAGGTACCCTGCACAAGATGCATGCAGAAAACACTTAAAAAAACAAATTGCACGCAGGTACATTGTAGTATATATacactctttcgtccggaaatacttgttctataaataaatgaatctagatttattttaattatagatatattcattatatttatttttaataTAAATATTTCGGGACGAAGGGAGTAGGTTCTCGTATAAGAGAACCGGTGTTGCACCTTTCAAGAATGATAGTGACGATCCCTGCTTGACTTTCGCCGGTGCCGCTGCCGGTGGGGCTACCACGAGGGTAtccctgtcgttgttgtcgccgccgCCCTCAATCGCCTCGTCGACGCCGCCGACGACGACGGGGAAGACGTGCACCGTCCCCTTGTCGCTGGAGACGGCCAGCCATCTGGAGTCCGGCGAGAAGGCGATGCAGTGGATGTCTGCTCTGTCAATGCCTCTCCTTAGCTGCAACAAGCAAGCCAAGAACACGATCGAACATGAAGATCGATGTTAGGTACAGTATACATGTTTTGCTCGTCCTGTCGTCCAGTAGATACCGTGACAAGAGGATTTGATTGCCTCGAAAAAAATGTACTAACATATTTCAAAATTTGGTACCCCAAAGGTAGTTTTTTTTCAAGgataaaaaacaagaaaaatatataGCAGTGTAACGAGGAGTAGAACGGTGGATTGGATTATTGGATACCTCTTGGACCATGGTGCCGTCGTTGGTGCTGAAGATGCGCACGAGCGTGCCCTTGGAGCCGGCCGTGGCGAGCAGCCGGCCGTCGCGGGAGAGCGCGATGCACGACAAGCTCGACGAGTGCGCTTGCACGTCGACGCTGCCGGACTGGCCGCTCCGGCGGACCTGCACCGCGCCCTTCTCCGGCCGCGGCAGCGCGTACACGAGCGTCGCCGCCGCCTGGCCAGCCGCCAGCGCGCACAGCCCCAGCGGGTTCGGCCCCGTCGCGACCGGCTCCGCGCTCTCGATCTCGCCGCCGACCAGCAGCGCCGCCTTCTCCTGGCCGGCGACGAGCACGTCGTCCCCGAGAAGGCGGACCGCGCCCACGGCACCGAGGGCGCCGGGGGTCGTGGTAACCCTGAGACGTATCTTCCTGTCGCTCTCCTCTTTCCACAAGTAGATCTTGCAGTGCTCGGCGGCGCCTGTGTCCCGGGCCACAAAGGCCACGCGCGACCGCGTTGAAAGCTCGGCGGAGGTCACCTCGACGCCGTCCGGGACGACGGCGGTGGATTTGCAACGGTAACGGACGTGCTCGACCGAGTCGTCGCAGGAGAAGACGTCGAACCCGGTGGCGGTGGACGCGACGAAGTGGGAGCCGCCGCTGCTGAAGGCGACGTGGGCGAACGGCGCGGGGGACGACGACGAAGTGGGAGCCGCCGCTGCTGAAGGCGACATGGTCGATCAATCgaagtcgacgacgacgacgtatgTACGCTGCGCACCCTAGCTAGCTCTGGTCGATCGACGCGTCCGAGGCCGTGATTTAAGCCGCCCGTACGGAATTTGGTAACTATAGCTACGTCGAACCCGACCGTGACAAGCTTTGGATGTTTACCCCTCAAAGAAAAAAGCTTTGCATATTTGGtatcgcaaaaggaaaaaaaaaactcTGCATGGTTGGAGCCGGACTCTGTAACTTGCCGAAACTTACTGTCGACGAAATCCACCCGGCCCGTATGGAAATCGAATTGTTTATGAAACTAGTAAGTGTGCACGTATCAATTAAGGAGCGCACTACGTAGCCTTCCCGTGCGGCGGCTTGTTAACCCACAATTAAACACACTCGTCGCTGCTTTCAATCACCATGTGCTCTATGCATGCATGTCGCTTTTTCAGTAAAATTTGCATATGTCGCTTTCAACCAGCATCTgctctatgcatgcatgcatgcatgcgggtTGGAAAAAATGATTTATCTCGTAGATTAATACTTTGATTGAAGATTCGCTTTTACCGTTAGGTTCGTCTCGACGAGACCTTCAAAATAagatcccatgttgacatgttttGTTGAATTTTTTTTCGTCGTTCCTAGTTGCCACATTTATGTCATCATAGTTGTCATTTTACGAGTgtacatgtgacagcccgagaccgacgatccagaagattcctcttctatttcgttttcgtcgtgtggttatttttatttgttgcatcatcatcgcatcatgcgcatcgtcagcattgcatcggcaacccgttgccgcccgttttcaaaacttgcattcgttagtagttgtcggttctcgtcgttgtccgttccgagcccgaccgcactcgcacgcgcccgcgacaccgtcgaaaccctgttttaaaagtgtgcgtaaaactttctctgatcggtttgagatttgacgtgcggtcatattttaatatagccaggccgcctgtcaagtttcgtcgcgatcggagttcgtctagtacccgaacggtcgtccgtagcggcaccgtattcggtctaccgtcggacgtctgtcgatgTTTTTAAAATCGTTGCcgtgtcgcccgttttccctctcgtctccggttatcTACACTACCAGGCCATTTAGTCCATCCCGCGTTTGGAATTATTCAAATCCGACCGCGCGattgaaaccggggcggaatttcgctaaacctagcccccccatttgacTACATATAGTCCCCTGTGCAtttttaggcagccaaccccctctacctcgggatccgcgcgcctacccccaaaccctagccgctcccacagcctctctcctcccctccagccgccgggcccgcccgagcccgggtcaggcccgcccGAAAGCCCATCTGGCCGCCGCCCCGTTCTGCCCCGAGCCTCCCGGGCACAGCAGCCTCCCGAGCCGGAGCGCGCTGAGCCGCCGGTTTCTACGCCGGATGGCGACGTGCCCCGCCGCCTTGTGCCCCGCCACCGGCTGGAATCTCACCGGAGTCTCGGCCGCGACGCCCTCGGacctcgccgcgccgcccctgATCGATCCCGCCAGCCGCCGGATCCCATtgagccgccgccagccgcctccGCGTCGCCTTCTGCGagacccgcgccgccgcctgcttgCCTGGCCCGAGCCAGCCGCCGTCGGTGCGAGTCGTTGCCCCATCCTCGCCCGTGCCAGATCCGGCCGCCCGCTCCCGTTCCCGTTCCCGCCGCCGTAGACCTCGCCTCGTCGGGTCGGGAGGTCGAGGGAACGAGGGTTCCTCGCTCGCGTTGACCGCCTGCCGAGCAGGCCGGATCCCTCCTCGacctgggccccgagccggcccaggccagcGCCTCCAGCTGCCCGCGACGCCCGAGCTCGCCACCAGAGGCCCGATGGCCTTCCTCGCCCCCGCGTGGGCCTGTCTCCTCCTTCCAGGCCGGCCCAGGTGACCAGCCGAGTCCTATCCCTCCCCCAGGCACTATTTAGTACATTACGCCTTAGCTTCGGCCCGGTTATTAATTTAGGTTATTTTCGATTTAGTTTTATTTCAGGTTTTAGACGTATAttcaaacgcccgtaactttaaaTCCGCaagtcggaacgacgcgtattatatatggttttatggtagtttcgcgcgtagaatacgaatttgaaacatgcataattgtttgacgtcgtttggcatgccggatgcctagaataacgtgctgttttaataggatacgtcccgtatttactttttcgcgcaagtccggttaCTCCGAATGTCGTAGTATAAATGCCCAGgatttaggaacctattttccatgcattttagagcggtcattggtatttttacgtgtagggtttgccggtagtttattttcccgtatataggttattttcccgcatttatgtgtggctttattttgtgttgcaaaccccacatattttatatgtttccggggtagaaaaatctagCTTTTGAGTAAAATAGTTCgcacgatattttgccgtgatgcccttttgtttatttcgtaggatttattccgtgcgtcgtgtgacggagttgtcaactaggaagttgctcttgggtgtttagactagcccctcgtatttttagttgcaacaaaaatgcatgtttaggtgtgtttcgatagccctcaagttgctagaaatagtgctgttttagacgtgctgaaatatttctaagtctggaatctgttatattttgttgctgttttgttttgcttctagcttgtgatctgtagctcttttgaggttggtacaatggagtaagttatagcccttgtgtttctctagcatgctgttaattttcatgccatttggagtcctgtagctataggttttgctgctgtcaatagtgcttcagatcgaaaactgcactttcatgaggtgtaattttcactaagtctgaaatagtgtgtgggatgccattctgtgacttctttctctagtgatccttgcttccatgttagttgttgttagtagtttgtagtagtgcttcttgccctcttccgtaccatgcctttcttgagcatatcggagttgtgtagccagagttgtggggcgtagaaaatgctatgtggctgattttggcagattgtagtcatttcttgttttgctcgtagttttggaaccgtagctccgatttgatcgtgtcctacatgaaacttgcttagaatctcgtgtagtttcattttctcttgctggttgtatgttttgaagtgctcataggcgtcgttgcacacatattgcattcatgccatcatatcttgcggtgcttgtatcttttgaatcgtagctccgttggagatgttctttatgtgtagatcgcttgaaatgacgcgtagaatcacgtgaacctatttgttttgctgtttaacaactaattaaatgtgttaattcagatctggacagaattgtaaattaacatgtgaggtcgtttcggaggtgctatatgacatttctgacctcatttaaaatgcctagataggtagtttaattgcgcttcacctcttgccatgtttaaccacatttaatattgccgtgtatctaatcgggatagaacaaaataataaacgtggagtttcgtcaatatgcaactcgttgcatattgaacttcacttattgtgtagtgtttgattgtgtgaattatcatgacgtgacttgcatgtattcagctgctcatgcatcatatgtgttgtgcatcgtgtggcgaattcgtgtgttgattcgtgtttccggttggtttcgtctcgatagagttccgcaagcgtgtcggatgtgaggacctgttcgactacgtcggttcgtctgcttcacggaggcattcttcttccaagcgggatctcaggcaagatgatcatttccccagataccattactatcattgccatgctagttttaccgttgctatcgtttatgtctcgttgcctaccacatgttaaatatcagcctctcaccaatgtcatgaaaccttcaacctgttcaacctagcaaaccactgattggctatgttactgcttgcttaaccctgtgttagcgttgctagttgtaggtgcagttgcttccatgtgaaaacatgggttccttgttatatcaccatattaatgctatttaatttaatggacctatatacttggtaaaaggtggaaggctcggcctttctagcctggtgttttgttccacctttgccccctttagttaccggctaccggtgttatgttccataaatgagcgctcctaacacgatcggggttgttatggggacccccttgataattcgttttagattaaagctggtctggcaaggcccaactttggtactacatttgcctaataacctaataataatgcatagggacccgccggcacccacggactattttaatcatcccccgggccagtgctcctcatgagtgttggtccaaaacagagcactgtgcggggccaccgcgaggaaactcgaggtttggcacttgtacgcgtcgcttatccgtcgtgtcctgagaacgaggtacgcaactcctgtcgggatcgtcgacacgtcgggtggccttgctggattagttttacctttgacgagatatcttgtgcatcgggattccggtgatgctttgggtaatctcagagttgaggttctccactaggaaatccgatgagatcgcgagcttcgtgattgaggatttctatgcggcttgtggtaatttgtgatggactagttggagcacccctgcagggttaaatctttcggaaagccgtgcccgcggttatgtggcaacatggaagctttgtttaacactggttctatataacttgaagttaatttaattaaaacatgccaactgtgtgcgtaaccgtgactgtctctttcgtgagttccttatccgatcgaggacacggtggggttatgtctgacgtaggtaggtgttcaggatcattcatttgatcatcagtagttcacgtccgttatgcgtagatcttccccctcatgtttctggtactcgtaagtttagccaccaaacatatgcttagccgttgctgcaacctcaccacttaattatgcctcacccattaagctttgctagtcttgatacctttggaaatgagattgctgagtcccctgtggctcacagattactacaacaccagttgcaggtacaggtaaaggttacttgacgcgagcgcgttgattgtacatttggagttgcttcttcttcttcttcttcatcgatctaggatgggttccaggccggcagcctgggatagcaaggatggacgccgttcttatttttctcgtttgttttcgtccgtagtcggacccttctcttactcttgatgaatatgtaatgtactgatgtgactttgatgtagcttgtggcgagtgtaagccaactctatatatatctcttcttttcagtacatgtacttgtaacgatatccattcttgggacacgacgagatgcgcttctatccctgacgaggccctcgtgccaaattgaggatagggtcgcatcttgggcgtgacagtacagttgtcacaaaaattatacatagttaTCGGACAATAATTTTATACTTTTAAAGTATTGCAATGTCATGTGAAACTAAAAAATGGATACTAAAGCACTAACAATaagcaagtaaatgcatgaaccagCACAAGCACAATGAATCATGTTTTTTAGTAGGGTATATCGATATTCATAAATCTGATAACCAAGTTAATTTAATGTGAGAACTATATGACAGATAATGTGACATGTAAGTGATAGTAATCTGGCAAGTAACGACGAAAAACAAAAGTTATCGAAAcatatcgacatgggatctagttttgaagatctcatcACGATAAAGTCAGTGGTGAAAGCGGGTCATTAATTGAAATaacggtttgagagataaatcttTTTTAAAATACAACAGCGCTAAGCAAGCTCTTCGAATTTGTGCGCATGAGCCGCCGCACAGGAAAGCGGCTGTGCATTGTGTGCAGTTTAGATTTTTTCATCAATTAATATTATAACCATACATAAAAAATGTGTGtattcatgaatttaattttataTGTGTTTAAATATTTCAATATAATCTACACACGGAttgaaatgagtgaacaaacacaATAAAAATACGTTTATTATATACATTCGATTTGTAAAACATAGTTCAAATATCAATATGTAGGTAAAGATGAAGCAGCATAGACAAAAGAGATATTAAACTTTGTACGGGCCTTCGTCCTTTTCATCTCATATTTATAAAGTgcatatcactagtagaaaataaggATTTCGTCTGGAGCACAAAATGACATTAGTCTCGGGTCGaagtaacactagtagaaaacagagcTTTGGTTCgagcctggccagcccattagtctcggttcttcatgaaccgggacccatgagaaggaagatgagaatcGCTGTGTCTATTACAAATGGAGGCATAGCCTTTATATACACGGGAGAGGCACGTTGGTGCATGGCGATCCAGTGAACAGAAGGGAGCTAGTCTGCAGGAGGAGCGACGGATGCGGCACTACGTAGGACTCGGACGTGGAGCGAGTGGCGCTGAAGACGCGGGCGATCGGGCGTGAGAGGGGGACGTGGGGCCATCTTCCAACAGCCCCCCGCAGTCGCAACAGGGTCTTCGACGATGTTGAGGCTGGATCAGAACTCGCTGAAGACGGCGGTCGGCAGGCCTTTCGTGAAGACGTCGGCGAATTGGGAGGACGAGGGGATGTGGAGAACGCGCACGTCGCCGAAGGAGACTCTTTCACGAACAAAGTGGAGGTCGATTTCCACATGCTTCGTGCGctgatgttgcactgggttggagGAGAGGTACGTGGCGCTGATGTTGTCGCAGTAGACGATCGTCGCGCTGCTTGGTGGTCGATGAAGTTCGTGTAGCAGTTGACAAAGCCAGCAGGTGTcggcgacggcgtggtgacggcgcAGTACTCCGCCTCCGCGCTGGAGCGGTAGACAGTGTGCTGGCGCTTGGATGACCAGGAGATGAGGTTGTCGCCGAGGAAGACACAGAAGCCCGACGTGGAGCGCCGTGTGTCGGGGCAGCCCGCCCAGTCCGCGTCGGAGTAGGCGACCAGGTTGGTGTCGCGGGACCGCCGGAGACGAAGACCGAGGTGAGCAGTGCCATGAACGTAGCGCAGGACACGCTTGAGATAGGTATAGTGTTGCTCGCGTGGGTCGTGCATGAAGAGGCAGAGCTGCTGGACGGCGTAGGCGATGTCGGGGCGAGTGAGGGTGAGGTACTGCAGAGCGCCGGCGAGACCGCGGTAGAGAGAGGGATCGGAGACGGGCATGCCAGCCTCAGCGGAGAGCTTACGCTTGGTATCGGCGGGAGTGGCGATCGGCCTGTAGTTGCTCATTGCGGCGCGCTCGAGGATCTCGAGAGCGTACTGTTGTTGCGAGAGGAAGAGGCCATCGGTGGTGCGGTGGACGTTGATGCCGAGAAAGTGGTGCAGCTCGCCGAGGTCGCACATGGCGAACTCGCGGTGCAGGGCGTCGATGGTGGAGCGTAGCAGAGTGGCGGAGCTAGCTGTGAGCAGGACGTCGTCCACGTACAACAGCAGGTATGCGGTGGAGGAGCCCCAGCGAAGGATGAAGAGCGAAGTGTCGCATTTGGAGGTGACGAAGCCGAGGGAGAGGAGGTAGGCGGTGAAGTGCTGGAACCACGCCCGCGGCGCCTGATGGAGACCGTAGAGCGAGCGGTGAAGCTGGCAAACGTGCGCAGGTGTCGCTAGTCGACGAAGCCGACGGGTTGTTGACTGTAGACGACCGTGTCGAGGTGGCCGTGAAGAAAGGCATTCTTCACGTCCAGCTGGTGGATCAGCCAGTCCGATGCGGCGGCGAGGCTGAGGACGACGCGGATGGTCGCCGGCTTCACCACCGGGCTGAAGGTCTCCTCGAAGTCGATGTCGTGTTTTTGTGTGAAGCCGCGGAGGACCCATCTCGCCTTATACCGCGCCAGACTGCCGTCGGGGTGCAGTTTGTGGCGGAAGATCCACTTGCCGGTCACCGTGTTGACACCTGCAGGACGAGGAACAAGAGACCACGTGTTGTTTTGCAACaaagcatcaaactcatcttgcaTGGTGCGGCGCCAGTTGGGGTCTTGGAGAGCCTGTTTGTAGGTGGCTGGGATGGGCGAGATGGTTGTGGCTGCACGGAGGGCAGCGAGAGCGTTGGGGGAGAAGAGGATCTTGGGTTGAAGGAACCCAAATTTCGCACGGGTTTGCATGGCGTGGGAGTCTCGGCGTGGCGTGATGGGCACGGCGCGGGGAGGAAGAGGCCGACCAGCAGGTGACGCGGGATTGGGTGAGTCGGAGCTGTTGCTGGTACTGGCCGACAGGCTTGGGCGGGAGCTGCGCGGAGTGGTGGGTGGTGTGTTGTGGTCGTGGGGCCGGCCGGTCAATAGGTTGGTGGGCGCGGGATCCGGGGTCGCAAGAGCCGAGGTAGATGCGGATCGGGTGGGATCAGGCGCGAAAACAGGAGCGAGCGGGTTGGGCGGTGGAGAGGGGGTTGATCCCGAGGGGGGATCGGACGAGGTAGCTGAGATTCGCATGGGATTTTTTGTGGCACGCGGGGGCGGTGTGGCCGGTGTGTAGGGGAATTGGCTCTCGTCTAAGATGATGTGGCGAGAGGTGATGACAATGCGGGTGTCGAGATCGAGACAACGTATCCTTTGTGTTCGTGCAGATGGTCGAGGAGGACGCAGTGTCGCGATCGTCGGGCGAGTTTGTGTGGCGTGGTGGCAGAAAGGTTTGGGTAACAGAGGAAGCCGAAGGTGCGAAGGTGGTCGTAGGTGGGAGCAATGCCGTGGAGCATGAAATATGGGGTGTTTTTGGCGATAGCACGGGAGGGCCGAAGGTTGAGGAGGTGGGTGGCGGTGTTGAGACTTTCGACCCAAAATTCGGGTGGCATGTTTGCTTGGAGAAGCATGGTGCGCATGATGTCGTTGGTGCTCCGGATGGCGCGCTCAGCTTTGCCGTTTTGCGGTGAGGTGTGAGGGCAAGAGAGACGGAGGGTGATGCCGTTATCCGAGAGGAAGGAGCGAAGGCGAGCATTAAGAAACTCGCCACTGTTGTCACTTTGGATGCATTGGAGGCAGAGGCGGAACTGGGTGACAACATAGGCATAAAAACATATGAGAATGTCAGCGGCCTCAGATTTGTGGCGTAAGGGAAAACTTCAGGAGTAATTTCTAAAATCATCAAGTATTATTAAGTAATATGCATACCCAGAGCAACTAGGGACGGGTGAGGTCCATAAATCACAATGAACTAGCTGAAAAGGTGATGTAGTAAAAGAGCTAGAGGAGGAAAAGGGGAGCCGTGGCTGCCGTCCGAATTGGCATGCCTCACAAGTGGCagaaggggggggggttgttTATTACATGTAGAGAGAAAAGGAGAAAGTCTAGATAAAGAGGCACGGCTAGGGTGCCCGAGACGCCTGTGCCATAGGTCGCCGACGTCGACGGTGAGGGCGGTTGGTGATTCGACGAAGAACGGGTACATGCCGGTGGAGCTATTGGATCTCATGAGAGGGGTCCTGCTCGCCAGATCCTTCACAAGAAAGCCAAACGGGTCAAATTCGACGGAAACCGAGTTGTCAGTCGTGAACTGGCGATCAGAGAGTAAATTTTTGATAACAGAAGGTGCAAATAGAACGTGGTTGAGAGAGAAGGGGCGCGGAGGAAGGGAAGCGGAGCCGGTTGCGAGAACGGGCATGCGAGAGCCATCGCCAACCAAGATGGAAGGATACTTTGAGGAAAAACAAGACGAGCTCAGGTTACCTGCGTCGTTGGTGATGTGGCTGGATGCGCTGGTGTCGAGATACCACTCGCCGGCGCGTGGTGCGTGGAGAGACATGTTGGTCATGGCGGCGTTGAGCATGCATGTGGGCGTTGTCCCATGATGGCGGAGGAGGTGAAGCGCCATATGTTGGTGGTGCGGCGCCGTATGGTGACGGTGGTGCACCGTAGACCATGGGGTAGGTGTGATGCGGAAATCCTGGCCGGGGACCGAGCACTCCCGCGGCGTTCGGGGAAACCGACGGTGTGCGGCCGGCCGGTGGAAAGGGAGCGCCCCAGGGGGCGAAGTACCCCATCCAGGGCTGCTGGGATGAAGCCGAGGGCGGTGGTGCAGACCCGCGCCCACCACGGCCGCGACCGCCGCGGCCACGACCGCGGCCACGCCCACCACGGTCGGAGGAGCGCTCGGGCTGACGTTGGATGACGCCACCAGTGGAGGAagagccaccgccaccgccactggAACTCCCGGAACCAGAGGAGCCGGAGCCGGAGGAGCCGCCATGGGTGGTGATGAGGGCAGTGGTGCCCTCCGTGCGAGCGCGGGCGTCCTGGCTGAGTTCCTCCAACATGAGCCGGGAGCGAGCTTGA
This window encodes:
- the LOC123425327 gene encoding autophagy-related protein 18a-like, producing the protein MYLRYLPSFFRSEWSLAQVRLREGVEYTVEFWRHHPNTILIAGTDGSFYRCRFDPVNAGEMKQLKHERFNKKLKKRGQLEEN